A single genomic interval of Salmo trutta chromosome 13, fSalTru1.1, whole genome shotgun sequence harbors:
- the LOC115204954 gene encoding putative gustatory receptor clone PTE01, which translates to MDNVSFSVSYKLTLDPFFIPPGGKYPIFFLGIAIYSFGVFCNLTLLSVIVMQRNLHKPMYFILFNLPLNDLIGITAMLPKVLSDIVTETNTVFYPLCVIQGFLLHMYGGAVLFILAAMAFDRYVAICQPLRYSTIMTPRNVSLIILLVWGLDLLLILLLFSLQIKLPRCRSSIMNVFCDNPSLLKLTCGNTTLNNVIGLFNTAVMQIISVSIQIFSYVKILITCLVTRKSEAKSKALNTCVAQLVIFFIFEVVGTFTIVSHRFKNVSADLQKIMGMLIFLVSPLTNPIVYGLNASEIRITLLKVFLNKVSV; encoded by the coding sequence ATGGATAACGTATCCTTCAGCGTCAGCTATAAGTTAACTCTGGACCCATTCTTTATTCCACCTGGTGGAAAGTATCCCATCTTTTTCCTGGGCATTGCTATCTATTCATTTGGTGTGTTCTGCAACCTGACCTTACTGTCTGTCATCGTCATGCAAAGGAACCTTCACAAACCCATGTATTTTATTCTCTTCAATCTTCCTCTCAACGATCTGATAGGAATCACTGCAATGCTCCCAAAGGTGCTGTCAGACATTGTGACTGAGACAAACACTGTCTTTTACCCTCTATGTGTTATTCAGGGGTTTTTGCTCCACATGTACGGAGGTGCGGTTCTCTTTATTCTTGCGGCTATGGCCTTTGATCGTTATGTTGCCATCTGCCAGCCGTTGAGGTACAGTACTATTATGACACCCAGGAATGTGTCGCTCATTATTTTACTGGTTTGGGGTCTTGACCTCCTCTTGATCCTACTGCTGTTCTCTCTGCAGATAAAGCTGCCCCGGTGTAGATCCTCCATAATGAATGTGTTTTGTGATAACCCCTCCCTTCTTAAACTCACCTGTGGTAATACTACACTGAATAATGTCATAGGACTGTTTAACACAGCAGTCATGCAGATTATAAGTGTATCCATTCAGATTTTTTCCTATGTGAAGATTCTGATCACTTGCTTGGTTACAagaaagtcagaagctaagagTAAGGCTTTGAACACCTGTGTGGCACAGTTGGTCATATTCTTCATATTTGAGGTTGTAGGAACCTTCACAATTGTATCACACAGATTCAAGAATGTCTCAGCTGACTTGCAAAAGATTATGGGCATGCTCATCTTTCTAGTATCTCCACTTACGAATCCAATTGTATACGGGCTGAATGCAAGTGAAATACGAATCACCCTACTGAAAGTATTTCTCAACAAAGTATCAGTCTGA
- the LOC115206850 gene encoding olfactory receptor 52J3-like, which produces MCTLDLLFFLYRYLMMSVQTLNQTVSYHLQIASFDIPSPMTYPVFIMGLLLYLFSIFCNLTIMLLIITQRTLHKPMFYILFSLPLNDLIGISSMLPRVLSDIVTQTHSVYYPTCVFQAFLCHMYGGGVLFVLAAMSIDRYFAICKPLQYPSIMTPFTLCVIISTAWGLDMAMILTLFALQSRVKRCKAYILNIYCDNPSLLHLSCGEDLTANNIYGLAMTALMQIISVGIQLFSYINILVICIINRQSDTKSKAVNTCVAQLVTFLLFEFTSTFVILSYRFQNIPHNAQKLCGMMIYLLLPIINPIIYGMKTKDIRSAFFMVVRKKKIAFK; this is translated from the coding sequence ATGTGTACATTAGATTTGCTTTTCTTCCTTTACAGGTATTTGATGATGTCGGTCCAGACTCTTAATCAAACAGTCAGTTACCACTTGCAGATTGCCAGTTTTGACATCCCTTCCCCAATGACCTACCCTGTGTTCATCATGGGTCTCCTGCTCTATCTGTTCTCTATTTTCTGTAACCTGACCATCATGCTGTTGATCATCACACAGCGGACTCTTCACAAGCCCATGTTTTACATCCTCTTCAGTCTCCCCCTGAATGACCTGATAGGAATCAGCTCTATGCTACCCAGGGTGTTGTCAGACATCGTGACTCAGACTCACTCTGTGTACTACCCCACATGTGTTTTTCAAGCTTTTCTTTGCCACATGTACGGGGGTGGTGTGCTTTTTGTACTTGCAGCGATGTCAATTGATAGATATTTTGCCATTTGCAAACCACTGCAATACCCCTCGATAATGACACCTTTTACACTATGTGTTATTATATCAACTGCTTGGGGCCTGGACATGGCCATGATACTGACCCTGTTTGCTCTTCAGTCCCGAGTTAAGAGGTGCAAGGCTTACATACTAAATATCTACTGTGACAACCCCTCTCTACTTCACCTCTCATGTGGAGAAGATCTCACAGCTAACAACATTTATGGTTTGGCTATGACAGCGCTTATGCAGATTATCAGTGTTGGTATTCAGCTATTTTCCTATATTAACATTCTTGTAATATGCATAATTAATCGACAATCTGACACCAAGAGCAAGGCTGTAAACACCTGTGTTGCTCAGCTAGTGACATTTCTCCTTTTTGAATTTACTTCCACCTTTGTAATACTGTCATATCGCTTTCAGAACATACCTCATAATGCACAGAAACTGTGCGGTATGATGATCTATCTGCTCCTACCAATTATTAATCCAATTATATATGGGATGAAAACAAAGGACATCAGATCAGCATTTTTCATGGTGGTGAGGAAGAAAAAGATAGCGTTCAAGTGA
- the LOC115204955 gene encoding olfactory receptor 52B2-like, whose translation MDDFSNVSSVLTLEGFNLPPESAFSAFVFATLSYMVILFCNLVLILTIILNRSLHQPMYLLLLNLPINDLIGSTALFTQVIKELLLDTGTIQYSACVTQAFFIHVYGTGAVLILTAMAYDRYIAICSPLRYHTTMTNAHLRKIITLLWVCDLLLIGVLFFLLLRLPRCRSLMSHSYCDNPSLLKLVCANTAINNIYGLFITALMQVIVVWTILYTYVQILVTCFRNKGSADTKSKALQTCGTHLIIFLLLESLGLLTIISYRLSQFPPQLRRLIGVSTLIFPPTLNPIIYGLKIKDIRVKAMHFLQTKIFPS comes from the coding sequence ATGGATGACTTCTCAAATGTGTCTTCTGTTTTGACACTAGAAGGCTTCAATCTCCCCCCTGAAAGTGCCTTTTCCGCATTTGTTTTCGCCACACTGAGCTATATGGTCATTCTCTTCTGTAATCTGGTCCTGATTCTCACCATCATCCTCAATAGGAGTCTCCACCAGCCCATGTACCTTCTGCTGCTAAACCTACCCATCAACGACCTTATAGGCTCCACGGCACTCTTTACACAGGTCATCAAAGAGCTTTTACTTGACACAGGGACCATTCAATACTCTGCTTGTGTCACACAAGCTTTCTTTATTCATGTCTATGGAACGGGAGCTGTGTTAATTCTGACTGCTATGGCATATGACAGATACATTGCCATATGTTCCCCTTTGAGGTACCACACAACTATGACCAATGCTCATCTCAGGAAAATCATCACACTGCTATGGGTGTGTGACTTGCTTTTGATTGGAGTGCTCTTTTTCCTGCTGCTTCGATTACCACGCTGCAGATCTCTGATGTCACACTCCTACTGTGACAATCCCTCCCTGTTGAAACTGGTCTGTGCTAACACAGCAATCAATAACATCTATGGACTCTTTATTACTGCCCTCATGCAGGTCATAGTTGTTTGGACCATTCTCTACACTTACGTTCAGATACTTGTCACATGTTTTAGAAACAAAGGATCAGCTGACACTAAAAGCAAAGCTCTGCAGACTTGTGGTACACATTTAATTATTTTTCTCCTCTTAGAGAGTTTAGGGCTTCTCACTATTATTTCATACAGACTGAGCCAATTTCCCCCGCAGTTACGGAGACTCATAGGAGTTTCCACATTAATTTTCCCCCCAACTTTAAATCCTATCATATATGGTCTTAAAATAAAGGATATCAGAGTAAAAGCAATGCATTTCTTGCAGACAAAGATCTTTCCATCCTAG